Proteins co-encoded in one Inmirania thermothiophila genomic window:
- a CDS encoding TIGR03088 family PEP-CTERM/XrtA system glycosyltransferase, producing the protein MVHVVYRFDVGGLENGVVNLINRLPRARYRHAVVALTEVTEFRRRIRRDDVAFHALGKREGQDWGLYRRLWRLFRTLRPALVHTRNVATLEAQIPAFLAGVPCRVHGEHGWDVHDLDGRRYARLRRWVSLLVHRHVALSLQIRAYLHDVVGLPEDAVEQIYNGVDLERFSPQGPVAALPADRDWAGAFVVGWVGRMEAVKNPLGLVRAFLHLRAADAELGRRLRLVMVGDGPLRTEAERLLREAGADGAAWLPGRRDDIPELMRRFHLFVLPSLAEGVCNTVLEAMACGVPVVATAVGGNRELVADRAAGALVPPGDEIALADAIAAYVRDPVLRRIHGAIARRMTEHRFGIEAMVQAYDRLYAGLLARRGLALAG; encoded by the coding sequence ATCGTGCACGTGGTCTACCGCTTCGACGTCGGCGGGCTGGAGAACGGGGTCGTCAATCTCATCAACCGCCTGCCGCGGGCGCGCTACCGCCACGCCGTGGTGGCGCTGACGGAGGTGACGGAGTTCCGCCGGCGCATCCGGCGCGACGACGTCGCCTTCCACGCCCTCGGCAAGCGCGAGGGCCAGGACTGGGGGCTCTACCGCAGGCTGTGGCGGCTCTTCCGCACCCTGCGCCCGGCCCTCGTCCACACCCGCAACGTGGCCACCCTGGAGGCGCAGATCCCGGCCTTCCTCGCCGGCGTGCCCTGCCGCGTCCACGGCGAGCACGGCTGGGACGTGCACGATCTCGACGGGCGGCGCTACGCGCGGCTGCGCCGCTGGGTGAGCCTCCTGGTGCACCGCCACGTCGCCCTCTCGCTGCAGATCCGCGCCTATCTGCACGACGTGGTGGGGCTGCCCGAGGATGCGGTGGAGCAGATCTACAACGGCGTCGATCTCGAGCGCTTCTCGCCCCAGGGGCCGGTGGCGGCGCTGCCGGCCGACCGCGACTGGGCGGGGGCCTTCGTCGTCGGCTGGGTGGGGCGGATGGAGGCGGTGAAGAACCCCCTCGGGCTCGTCCGCGCCTTTCTCCACCTGCGCGCCGCCGATGCCGAGCTCGGCCGGCGGCTGCGCCTGGTGATGGTGGGGGACGGCCCGCTGCGGACGGAGGCCGAGCGGCTGCTGCGGGAGGCGGGCGCCGACGGGGCGGCCTGGCTGCCGGGCCGCCGCGACGACATCCCCGAGCTCATGCGCCGCTTCCACCTCTTCGTCCTGCCCTCGCTGGCGGAAGGGGTCTGCAACACGGTGCTCGAGGCCATGGCCTGCGGCGTGCCGGTGGTGGCCACCGCGGTGGGCGGCAACCGCGAGCTGGTGGCGGACCGGGCCGCGGGGGCGCTGGTGCCGCCGGGCGACGAGATCGCCCTCGCCGACGCCATCGCCGCCTACGTGCGCGACCCCGTGCTGCGACGCATCCACGGGGCCATCGCCCGGCGCATGACCGAGCACCGCTTCGGCATCGAGGCCATGGTGCAGGCCTACGACCGCCTCTATGCGGGCCTGCTGGCGCGGCGCGGGCTCGCGCTGGCCGGCTGA
- a CDS encoding XrtA/PEP-CTERM system amidotransferase, translating into MCGLTALFDLRDRRPVDQVLLARMTRRLAHRGPDGEGLHCEPGVGLGHRRLAIIDLAGGTQPLANEDGRVWVAYNGEIYNFAELMAELEALGHRFRTRCDTEVIVHAWEAWGERCVERFRGMFAFALWDGRTQTLFLARDRLGIKPLFYAALADGWLAVASELKALALHPALPRTLDPRAVESYFAYGYVPEPHTIHEGVLKLPPGHTLTVRRGRPLPAPAPYWDVPFVPHGPMDEAEAAAELVERIREAVRIRLVAEVPLGAFLSGGVDSSTVVATMAGLVDGPVNTCSISFGDPAFNEAAYAARVAERYRTDHRVRQVDPDDFDLVDRLVEVYDEPYADSSAMPTYRVCELARERVTVALSGDGGDENLAGYRRYRWHVYEERLRARLPLALRRPLFGLLGRIYPKMDWAPKVLRAKATLESLARDAVEGYFHSVSVLGDPLRARLWSEGFRRALGGFRAVEVLEAHAARAPVRSPLSLVQYLDLKTYLVGDILTKVDRASMAHALEVRVPLLDHELVAWISGLPESLKLRGREGKYLLKRAMEPLLPREILYRPKMGFAVPLARWFRGPLRRRVREAVLGEVMADAGIFDMDFLRRLVEQHQAGLRDHSAALWSLLMFEGFLRRQAGAAAVPPARGRTG; encoded by the coding sequence GTGTGCGGCCTGACCGCCCTCTTCGACCTGCGCGACCGGCGCCCGGTGGACCAGGTGCTGCTCGCCCGCATGACCCGCCGCCTGGCCCACCGCGGCCCCGACGGCGAGGGCCTGCACTGCGAGCCGGGGGTGGGGCTCGGCCACCGCCGCCTCGCCATCATCGATCTCGCCGGCGGCACCCAGCCGCTCGCCAACGAGGACGGCCGCGTCTGGGTCGCCTACAACGGCGAGATCTACAACTTCGCCGAGCTCATGGCGGAGCTGGAGGCCCTCGGGCACCGCTTCCGCACCCGCTGCGACACCGAGGTCATCGTCCACGCCTGGGAGGCGTGGGGCGAGCGCTGCGTGGAGCGCTTCCGCGGCATGTTCGCCTTCGCCCTCTGGGACGGGCGGACGCAGACCCTCTTCCTCGCCCGCGACCGCCTCGGGATCAAGCCGCTCTTCTACGCCGCGCTGGCCGACGGCTGGCTCGCCGTCGCCTCCGAGCTCAAGGCCCTGGCGCTGCATCCGGCGCTGCCGCGGACGCTGGATCCGCGCGCGGTGGAGAGCTACTTCGCCTACGGCTACGTGCCGGAGCCGCACACCATCCACGAGGGCGTCCTCAAGCTCCCGCCCGGCCACACCCTCACGGTGCGCCGGGGCCGCCCGCTGCCGGCGCCGGCGCCCTACTGGGACGTCCCCTTCGTCCCCCATGGCCCCATGGACGAGGCCGAGGCGGCGGCGGAGCTGGTGGAGCGCATCCGCGAGGCGGTGCGGATCCGTCTCGTGGCCGAGGTGCCGCTGGGCGCCTTCCTCTCCGGCGGGGTGGACTCCAGCACCGTGGTGGCGACCATGGCCGGGCTCGTGGACGGCCCCGTCAACACCTGCTCCATCTCCTTCGGCGATCCGGCCTTCAACGAGGCCGCCTACGCGGCGCGGGTCGCCGAGCGCTACCGCACCGACCACCGCGTGCGCCAGGTGGACCCCGACGACTTCGATCTCGTCGACCGCCTGGTGGAGGTCTACGACGAGCCCTATGCCGACAGCTCGGCGATGCCCACCTACCGCGTCTGCGAGCTGGCGCGCGAGCGCGTCACGGTGGCGCTCTCGGGCGACGGCGGCGACGAGAACCTCGCCGGCTACCGCCGCTACCGCTGGCACGTCTACGAGGAGCGGCTGCGGGCGCGGCTGCCGCTGGCGCTGCGCCGCCCGCTCTTCGGCCTCCTCGGGCGGATCTACCCCAAGATGGACTGGGCGCCCAAGGTGCTGCGCGCCAAGGCGACCCTGGAGTCGCTGGCGCGCGACGCGGTGGAGGGCTATTTCCACAGCGTCTCGGTGCTGGGCGATCCGCTGCGGGCGCGGCTCTGGAGCGAGGGCTTCCGCCGCGCCCTGGGGGGGTTCCGGGCGGTGGAGGTGCTCGAGGCGCACGCCGCGCGCGCCCCGGTGCGAAGCCCGCTCTCGCTGGTCCAGTACCTGGATCTCAAGACCTATCTCGTGGGCGACATCCTCACCAAGGTGGACCGCGCCAGCATGGCCCACGCCCTGGAGGTGCGCGTGCCGCTGCTGGACCACGAGCTGGTGGCGTGGATCTCGGGCCTGCCGGAGTCGCTCAAGCTGCGCGGGCGCGAGGGCAAGTACCTGCTCAAGCGGGCGATGGAGCCGCTGCTGCCGCGGGAGATCCTCTACCGTCCCAAGATGGGCTTCGCGGTGCCGCTGGCGCGCTGGTTCCGCGGCCCGCTGCGCCGGCGCGTGCGCGAGGCGGTGCTGGGCGAGGTCATGGCCGATGCCGGCATCTTCGACATGGACTTCCTGCGCCGGCTGGTGGAGCAGCACCAGGCGGGGCTGCGCGACCACAGCGCCGCGCTCTGGTCGCTGCTCATGTTCGAGGGCTTCCTGCGCCGCCAGGCGGGCGCCGCGGCGGTGCCGCCCGCGCGGGGCCGCACCGGGTGA
- a CDS encoding glycosyltransferase, which yields MRVVTVSSLYPGPGVPLAGLFIRERVRHVAALVALRVVAPVPWSPLDPLLRLVRPGFRPQRAVDGPGETPPVARPRRLSPPGVLKGLETALYARSLLPHLARLRRAFPFELLDAHFTWPDGAAVRRLAAALGVPYTVTLRGTEVGHVRDPARREELAATWRDAAAVIAVSRSLAELALAHGCDPAGVHVIPNGIDDGRFRPLPRAACRRALGLEEEARVLLTVGGLVPRKGVQHVIETLPALAEAVPGLRYVVVGGGSAEGDHRAALERRVRALGLEGRVRFEGPQPPERLPLYYGAADLFVLASANEGWANAIAESLACGTPAVVTDVGGNREQVDRPGLGIVVPPGDGEALGRALAAGLRRRWDRAAIAAHGGRRTWRTVAAEVVAAFEAALARPRAAAAAG from the coding sequence GTGAGGGTGGTCACGGTCAGCAGCCTCTACCCCGGCCCCGGGGTGCCGCTGGCGGGGCTGTTCATCCGCGAGCGCGTGCGCCATGTGGCGGCCCTGGTGGCGCTGCGGGTGGTGGCGCCGGTGCCGTGGTCGCCGCTGGACCCGCTGCTGCGCCTCGTGCGCCCGGGCTTCCGGCCGCAGCGGGCGGTGGACGGCCCCGGCGAGACGCCGCCGGTGGCCAGGCCGCGGCGGCTCTCCCCGCCCGGTGTCCTCAAGGGCCTCGAGACCGCCCTCTACGCCCGCTCGTTGCTGCCGCACCTGGCGCGGCTGCGGCGCGCCTTCCCCTTCGAGCTCCTGGACGCCCACTTCACCTGGCCCGACGGGGCCGCGGTGCGCCGCCTCGCCGCCGCCCTCGGCGTGCCCTACACCGTCACGCTGCGGGGCACCGAGGTGGGCCACGTCCGCGACCCGGCGCGGCGGGAGGAGCTGGCGGCGACCTGGCGCGACGCCGCGGCGGTGATCGCGGTGAGCCGCTCCCTGGCCGAGCTCGCCCTCGCCCACGGCTGCGACCCCGCGGGGGTCCATGTCATCCCCAACGGGATCGACGACGGCCGCTTCCGCCCGCTGCCCCGCGCCGCCTGCCGGCGCGCCCTGGGCCTGGAGGAGGAGGCGCGGGTACTGCTCACCGTGGGCGGGCTGGTGCCGCGCAAGGGGGTGCAGCACGTGATCGAGACGCTGCCGGCGCTGGCGGAGGCGGTGCCCGGGCTCCGCTACGTGGTGGTGGGGGGCGGCTCCGCGGAGGGGGATCATCGGGCCGCCCTGGAGCGGCGGGTGCGCGCCCTCGGGCTGGAGGGCCGCGTGCGCTTCGAGGGGCCGCAGCCGCCGGAGCGCCTGCCCCTCTACTACGGCGCCGCCGACCTCTTCGTCCTCGCCAGCGCCAACGAGGGCTGGGCCAACGCCATCGCCGAGAGCCTCGCCTGCGGCACCCCGGCGGTGGTCACCGACGTCGGCGGCAACCGCGAGCAGGTGGATCGCCCCGGCCTCGGCATCGTGGTTCCCCCGGGCGACGGCGAGGCCCTGGGCCGCGCGCTGGCCGCCGGGCTTCGCCGCCGCTGGGACCGGGCCGCCATCGCCGCGCACGGGGGGCGGCGCACCTGGCGCACGGTGGCGGCGGAGGTGGTGGCGGCGTTCGAGGCCGCGCTCGCGCGGCCCCGCGCGGCGGCGGCCGCAGGCTGA
- a CDS encoding TIGR04063 family PEP-CTERM/XrtA system glycosyltransferase, which produces MRILHVFDHSLPVQSGYTFRSREILVHQRRMGWDTVHVTSPKHPDPAQREETVDGLRFHRTPTPRGLAARLPVLRELAVVDALERRIERLLAEQGPPDILHAHSPALNGLAALRVARRHRIPLVYEVRAFWEDAAVDHGTATPWGPRYRATRALETHVLRGADAVTCICEGLRADIVARGIPAERVTVVPNAVDAVRFQPGLAERRAELAARHGLEGRRVLGFIGSFYAYEGLDLLLDALPRIVARVPQAHLLLVGGGPQAERLRERATRADVAPHVTLVGRVPHHEVSAYYDLVELFVYPRRSMRLTELVTPLKPLEAMAHGRLVAASAVGGHRELIRDGETGRLFAPDSPAALAEAVVDLLRMPAAQAEAMRRAGRRFVETERSWARCVARYREVYDRLRPGDGAPAQPPGTAAGAGG; this is translated from the coding sequence GTGCGCATCCTGCACGTCTTCGACCACTCGCTGCCGGTGCAGAGCGGCTACACCTTCCGCAGCCGCGAGATCCTCGTGCACCAGCGGCGCATGGGCTGGGACACGGTGCACGTCACCAGCCCCAAGCATCCGGATCCGGCGCAGCGCGAGGAGACGGTGGACGGGCTGCGCTTCCACCGCACCCCGACGCCGCGGGGCCTCGCGGCGCGGCTCCCGGTGCTGCGCGAGCTGGCGGTGGTGGACGCCCTCGAGCGGCGCATCGAGCGCCTCCTCGCCGAGCAGGGGCCGCCCGACATCCTCCACGCCCACTCGCCGGCCCTCAACGGCCTCGCCGCGCTCCGCGTGGCGCGCCGGCACCGCATCCCGCTGGTCTACGAGGTGCGGGCGTTCTGGGAGGATGCCGCCGTGGATCACGGCACCGCCACCCCCTGGGGGCCCCGCTACCGCGCCACGCGGGCGCTGGAGACGCACGTGCTGCGCGGAGCCGACGCCGTGACCTGCATCTGCGAGGGCCTGCGCGCCGACATCGTCGCGCGCGGCATCCCCGCCGAGCGGGTCACCGTGGTGCCCAACGCCGTGGACGCGGTGCGCTTCCAGCCGGGCCTCGCCGAGCGCCGGGCGGAGCTGGCGGCCCGGCACGGCCTCGAGGGGCGGCGGGTGCTGGGCTTCATCGGCTCGTTCTACGCCTACGAGGGGCTGGACCTGCTGCTCGATGCGCTCCCGCGCATCGTCGCCCGGGTGCCGCAGGCGCACCTGCTGCTGGTGGGCGGCGGGCCGCAGGCGGAGCGGCTGCGCGAGCGCGCCACGCGCGCCGACGTCGCGCCCCACGTGACCCTCGTCGGCCGTGTGCCCCACCACGAGGTGAGCGCCTACTACGATCTCGTGGAGCTCTTCGTCTATCCCCGCCGCTCCATGCGTCTGACCGAGCTGGTGACCCCTCTCAAGCCCCTCGAGGCCATGGCCCATGGGCGGCTGGTGGCGGCCTCGGCGGTGGGCGGCCACCGCGAGCTCATCCGCGACGGCGAGACGGGGCGGCTCTTCGCCCCCGACTCGCCCGCGGCGCTGGCGGAGGCGGTGGTGGACCTGCTGCGCATGCCCGCGGCGCAGGCCGAGGCCATGCGTCGGGCCGGGCGCCGCTTCGTGGAGACCGAGCGCAGCTGGGCGCGCTGCGTCGCCCGCTACCGCGAGGTCTACGACCGCCTGCGTCCGGGCGACGGGGCGCCCGCGCAGCCGCCGGGCACGGCCGCCGGGGCGGGGGGGTGA
- a CDS encoding zinc ribbon-containing protein → MSGEGREPDRLGTAYHRMVERVRGMLERAEHETAPTLRQLLERAKERAVELGELTREEAEELADYVRRDLQHAARYVAETGRGLADWLRFDLQYLEERLAEMLPLVVDRTRLELERLAEQAREATVWHTGEVTGPGTLVCTACGETLQFRRAGRIPPCPRCHGTRFRRPDDEDGVEADGG, encoded by the coding sequence ATGAGCGGGGAAGGACGGGAACCGGACCGGCTCGGCACCGCCTACCACCGCATGGTGGAGCGGGTCCGGGGGATGCTGGAGCGCGCCGAGCACGAGACGGCGCCGACCCTGCGCCAGCTCCTCGAGCGGGCCAAGGAGCGCGCGGTGGAGCTGGGCGAGCTGACGCGGGAGGAGGCCGAGGAGCTCGCCGACTACGTCCGCCGCGATCTCCAGCACGCCGCCCGCTACGTCGCCGAGACCGGCCGCGGGCTCGCCGACTGGCTGCGCTTCGACCTCCAGTACCTGGAGGAGCGCCTGGCCGAGATGCTGCCGCTGGTGGTGGACCGCACCCGCCTGGAGCTCGAGCGCCTCGCCGAGCAGGCGCGCGAGGCCACCGTCTGGCACACGGGCGAGGTGACCGGCCCCGGCACCCTCGTCTGCACCGCCTGCGGCGAGACCCTGCAGTTCCGCCGCGCGGGCCGCATCCCGCCCTGCCCGCGCTGCCACGGCACCCGCTTCCGGCGCCCCGACGACGAGGACGGCGTCGAGGCCGACGGCGGCTGA
- a CDS encoding glycosyltransferase family 9 protein, translating into MSRTALPLAAPPRALCVLRLSALGDVCHTLAVVRTLQRHWPGTRITWIIGRTEAGLVGDIPEIEFVVVDKAAGPLAAARALARTLRGRRFDVLLHMQAALRASLLARVVQAPVRLGFDRPRAKDLQWLFTNARIEGPHREHVLDGLFRFAEALGVRGRDLRWDIPIPPAARERARRATAGLGPYLVISPCSRWAYRNWLPERYAAVARHALRRGLGVVITGGASAAERAHAAAILEGTGGRAVDLTGRTDLKTLLALLEGAVAVVSPDSGPAHFGTAVGTPVLGLYAATNPDRARPYLSARWTVNRYPEAVRRLLGKDPERVRWGTRVRDPRAMALIPVEAVCERLDALLGARA; encoded by the coding sequence ATGAGCCGCACCGCCCTGCCGCTCGCTGCACCGCCGCGCGCCCTGTGCGTGCTGCGCCTCTCCGCCCTCGGCGACGTCTGCCACACCCTCGCGGTGGTGCGCACCCTGCAGCGGCACTGGCCCGGGACCCGCATCACCTGGATCATCGGGCGCACGGAGGCGGGCCTGGTGGGCGACATCCCGGAGATCGAGTTCGTGGTCGTCGACAAGGCCGCAGGCCCCCTCGCCGCCGCGCGCGCCCTCGCCCGCACCCTGCGCGGCCGCCGCTTCGACGTGCTGCTGCACATGCAGGCGGCGCTGCGCGCGAGCCTCCTCGCGCGCGTGGTCCAGGCCCCGGTCCGGCTCGGCTTCGACCGCCCCCGCGCGAAAGATCTCCAGTGGCTCTTCACCAACGCGCGCATCGAGGGTCCCCATCGCGAGCACGTCCTCGACGGGCTGTTCCGCTTCGCGGAGGCCCTGGGCGTGCGCGGGCGCGATCTGCGCTGGGACATCCCCATCCCTCCCGCCGCCCGCGAGCGCGCGCGCAGGGCCACCGCCGGCCTCGGCCCCTACCTCGTCATCAGCCCCTGCTCGCGCTGGGCCTACCGCAACTGGCTCCCCGAGCGCTACGCCGCCGTCGCCCGCCACGCCCTGCGCCGCGGGCTGGGCGTGGTGATCACCGGGGGGGCGAGTGCCGCCGAGCGCGCCCACGCCGCGGCCATCCTCGAGGGCACCGGCGGGCGCGCCGTGGACCTCACGGGCCGCACCGACCTCAAGACCCTGCTGGCGCTGCTGGAGGGGGCGGTGGCGGTGGTCTCGCCGGACTCCGGCCCCGCGCACTTCGGCACCGCCGTCGGCACCCCCGTCCTCGGCCTCTACGCCGCCACCAACCCCGACCGCGCCCGTCCCTACCTCAGCGCGCGCTGGACCGTGAACCGCTACCCCGAGGCGGTGCGCCGCCTCCTCGGCAAGGACCCCGAGCGCGTGCGCTGGGGCACGCGGGTGCGCGACCCCCGCGCCATGGCGCTGATCCCGGTCGAGGCGGTGTGCGAGCGCCTCGACGCCCTGCTCGGTGCGCGCGCCTGA
- a CDS encoding LTA synthase family protein codes for MHPPQQGRVAATWTAADAESTTDARAGRLAPALAALRLALLLAALGLAGRILFLAAHAGTLGLGAGEVVRPLLVGLRFDLAVAGFLTLLAAWGGYLGQRLLGRDPRAVLAALGGAAAALVAGLQVGDLLYYGEAGRHLGYEIRDLARSLGDVLRTGWTRAPLWMLAAPLLAALPAWLAWRALRPRRPAPRGRGLWPELCLAAVTVAGVIAARGGLQPIPLMPLDARSAGDAAQATVALNGAFNALYYGIGGRHLRPVPVPFPDAEARRITAALYPPAGPHPATPVRPNIVVVLLESWSARFMSAYGYPAPTTPEFAALRARALTVPAMLAGGHRTTEGMFAVFCGAQNPLGQTVARTSYEHLPYRCLPHVLAGLGYRSAFFQGTHRNTSGVGSFALAVGFAESYGREELPPPRIPPNDWGLHDPDIYRAALEWMERAPRPFLVGINTNTTHDIRLPPGRAPRFGTASVQARYLDVLAYADEALGAFVRSLEARRAALGPTVLVLVADHTGGLPVDPFSRYHVPFALVAPGLVAPGTVRRPASQRDIPVTLLDLLGLPPVGLMSGKSLLRADEPPYFADYYHAGALGWWEGEGLVEVPLASAAPPRCLRLAGAPLRPRPAACGAEAGALRRRALAFTRFSQQALLQGRTEAFARLRGAAAP; via the coding sequence GTGCACCCACCGCAGCAGGGAAGAGTCGCCGCCACCTGGACGGCGGCGGATGCCGAGTCTACCACCGACGCCCGCGCGGGGCGGCTCGCGCCCGCCCTCGCCGCGCTGCGGCTCGCCCTCCTCCTCGCCGCGCTGGGCCTTGCCGGACGCATCCTCTTCCTCGCCGCCCACGCCGGCACCCTGGGCCTCGGCGCCGGCGAGGTGGTGAGGCCGCTGCTCGTCGGGCTGCGCTTCGACCTCGCGGTGGCCGGATTCCTGACCCTGCTCGCGGCCTGGGGGGGCTATCTCGGGCAGCGGCTCCTGGGGCGCGACCCGCGCGCGGTCCTCGCCGCCCTGGGTGGGGCCGCGGCCGCGCTCGTTGCCGGGCTGCAGGTGGGCGATCTCCTCTACTACGGCGAGGCCGGACGCCACCTGGGCTACGAGATCCGCGATCTCGCCCGCAGCCTCGGCGACGTGCTGCGCACCGGGTGGACGCGGGCCCCGCTGTGGATGCTCGCCGCGCCGCTGCTCGCGGCGCTCCCGGCCTGGCTCGCGTGGCGGGCGCTGCGCCCGCGGCGGCCCGCGCCGCGCGGGCGCGGCCTGTGGCCGGAGCTGTGCCTCGCCGCGGTCACCGTCGCCGGCGTGATCGCCGCCCGCGGCGGGCTGCAGCCGATCCCGCTCATGCCCCTCGACGCCCGCTCCGCCGGCGACGCGGCGCAGGCCACGGTGGCCCTCAACGGCGCCTTCAACGCCCTCTACTACGGCATCGGCGGGCGCCACCTGCGCCCCGTGCCGGTGCCGTTCCCGGACGCGGAGGCGCGCCGGATCACCGCCGCCCTCTACCCGCCGGCGGGGCCGCACCCGGCGACGCCGGTGCGTCCCAATATCGTCGTCGTCCTGCTCGAGTCGTGGTCGGCGCGCTTCATGAGCGCCTACGGCTACCCGGCGCCGACCACGCCGGAGTTCGCCGCCCTGCGCGCGCGCGCCCTCACGGTCCCGGCCATGCTCGCCGGCGGCCACCGCACCACCGAGGGCATGTTCGCGGTCTTCTGCGGCGCCCAGAACCCCCTCGGCCAGACCGTGGCGCGGACCAGCTACGAGCACCTGCCCTACCGCTGCCTGCCCCACGTGCTCGCCGGGCTCGGCTACCGCAGCGCCTTCTTCCAGGGGACCCACCGCAACACCTCCGGGGTGGGCAGCTTCGCCCTCGCCGTCGGCTTCGCCGAGAGCTATGGGCGCGAGGAGCTGCCGCCGCCGCGCATCCCCCCCAACGACTGGGGACTGCACGATCCCGACATCTACCGCGCCGCGCTGGAGTGGATGGAGCGGGCGCCGCGCCCCTTCCTCGTCGGCATCAACACCAACACCACCCACGACATCCGCCTCCCCCCGGGGCGCGCGCCCCGCTTCGGGACGGCCTCGGTGCAGGCGCGCTATCTCGACGTCCTGGCCTACGCCGACGAGGCCCTCGGCGCCTTCGTCCGCTCCCTCGAGGCCCGTCGTGCCGCGCTCGGGCCCACGGTGCTGGTGCTGGTGGCGGACCACACCGGCGGCCTGCCGGTGGATCCGTTCTCCCGCTACCACGTCCCCTTCGCCCTCGTCGCCCCCGGCCTGGTGGCACCCGGCACGGTCCGGCGCCCGGCCTCCCAGCGCGACATCCCGGTCACCCTGCTCGACCTCCTGGGGCTGCCCCCGGTGGGACTCATGAGCGGGAAGTCGCTGCTGCGCGCCGACGAGCCGCCGTACTTCGCCGACTACTACCACGCCGGCGCCCTCGGCTGGTGGGAGGGCGAGGGGCTGGTGGAGGTGCCCCTCGCCTCCGCCGCCCCGCCGCGCTGTCTGCGCCTTGCGGGCGCGCCGCTGCGGCCCCGCCCCGCCGCCTGCGGCGCGGAGGCGGGGGCGCTTCGCCGCCGCGCCCTCGCCTTCACCCGCTTCAGCCAGCAGGCGCTTCTGCAGGGGCGCACGGAGGCCTTCGCCCGGCTGCGCGGGGCGGCCGCCCCATGA
- a CDS encoding 3-deoxy-D-manno-octulosonic acid kinase has translation MIEPRVRRLEGAYILYDASRGEEPETAWFEPAVLGARGRVQARLRGRGTAWVVRIGGTACVLRHYRRGGVLAPLTGDGYLWTGLARSRPWREWHLLARLAALGLAVPRPVAARVVRRGLRYRADLLTEYLPGALSLAARLARGPLEAGTWAAVGACIARFHAAGVDHADLNAHNVLLAPAGVHLVDLDRGRIRAPGAWTEANLARLHRSLRKLAAQDPGFAFDEGAWSALLAGYRAGSTPQSARASR, from the coding sequence GTGATCGAGCCTCGGGTCCGGCGCCTGGAAGGGGCGTACATCCTATACGATGCCTCCCGCGGGGAGGAGCCGGAGACGGCTTGGTTCGAGCCCGCCGTGCTCGGCGCGCGCGGGCGCGTGCAGGCGCGCCTGCGCGGGCGGGGCACCGCGTGGGTGGTCCGCATCGGCGGCACCGCATGCGTCCTGCGCCACTACCGGCGCGGCGGGGTGCTTGCGCCGCTCACCGGCGACGGCTACCTGTGGACGGGGCTTGCGCGCTCGCGCCCGTGGCGGGAGTGGCATCTCCTTGCGCGGCTTGCGGCCCTGGGGCTTGCGGTGCCGCGGCCGGTGGCGGCGCGGGTGGTGCGCCGGGGGTTGCGCTACCGCGCCGATCTCCTCACCGAGTACCTGCCGGGCGCGCTGAGCCTCGCCGCCCGCCTCGCCCGCGGGCCGCTGGAGGCCGGGACCTGGGCCGCGGTGGGGGCGTGCATCGCCCGCTTCCACGCCGCCGGCGTGGACCACGCCGACCTCAACGCCCACAACGTGCTGCTTGCCCCCGCCGGGGTCCATCTGGTGGACCTGGACCGCGGCCGCATCCGCGCGCCCGGGGCCTGGACGGAGGCCAATCTCGCGCGGCTGCACCGCTCGCTGCGCAAGCTCGCGGCGCAGGACCCGGGCTTCGCCTTCGACGAGGGCGCCTGGTCGGCGCTGCTCGCGGGCTACCGGGCGGGGAGCACGCCGCAGTCGGCGAGGGCGTCGAGGTAG